The proteins below are encoded in one region of Akkermansiaceae bacterium:
- a CDS encoding outer membrane beta-barrel protein yields the protein MKKHFIAGTVMLASLGAASAQGLYDIAPNDDAQESSPIKWSAGLSGGWDDNVTPTLGNGDEVTYIDAYVGAALVSITPQTTWDVFGRVGGHYYIDAPVATGDDLIGQGRLGINWAHRVSERLRFSSRNYAAYELEPDYSYGFASDRQLEEYFHYQSDNAVGYRWSERFATYTGVTVTGVDYGTSAQANDRLTYSFYNQFRYSTSEQTIWTLDYRYGETNASGTAGDSTNHYVLLGVEHRFSPNSVIAVKAGMQMRDVNGGASSDSPFAEAAIRTRVNEQFSVRAFARYSVEDYGTSFPGGTYDTNNTLRVGVSADYVVSPDLTLHGGLNYIMTDMEDGRGAVAPTADTDLLNLYLGFSYKVNDGVYVTGSYNWTDSDSDIIGRTYERNRASLGVRVEF from the coding sequence ATGAAAAAACATTTTATCGCTGGAACCGTGATGCTCGCATCACTGGGTGCTGCATCCGCCCAAGGTCTTTATGACATTGCTCCTAACGACGACGCCCAGGAAAGCTCTCCCATCAAGTGGAGTGCAGGCCTTAGCGGCGGTTGGGATGACAACGTGACTCCCACACTTGGCAATGGAGATGAGGTTACTTACATTGACGCCTATGTTGGCGCAGCTCTTGTAAGCATCACCCCACAGACCACTTGGGACGTGTTTGGTCGCGTTGGTGGCCACTACTACATCGATGCGCCGGTAGCCACCGGTGACGACCTGATTGGACAGGGCCGCCTCGGTATCAACTGGGCGCACCGTGTCAGTGAGAGGCTCCGCTTTAGTAGCCGCAACTACGCCGCTTACGAGCTGGAGCCGGATTACAGCTACGGCTTCGCATCAGATCGTCAGCTCGAAGAGTATTTCCACTATCAGTCTGACAATGCCGTTGGTTACCGCTGGTCCGAGCGTTTTGCCACCTACACCGGTGTCACTGTAACAGGCGTCGATTACGGGACGAGTGCCCAAGCGAATGACCGCCTGACATACTCCTTCTACAACCAGTTCCGTTACAGCACCAGCGAACAGACAATCTGGACATTGGATTACCGTTACGGTGAGACCAACGCAAGTGGTACTGCTGGTGATTCCACCAACCATTACGTCTTGCTCGGAGTGGAGCATCGCTTCAGCCCGAACTCTGTGATCGCTGTCAAGGCTGGTATGCAGATGCGTGACGTTAACGGTGGTGCAAGCTCTGACAGCCCATTTGCTGAGGCTGCCATCCGCACCCGCGTCAATGAGCAGTTCAGCGTCCGTGCTTTCGCTCGTTACAGCGTTGAGGATTATGGAACAAGCTTCCCTGGCGGAACTTACGATACCAACAACACACTGCGTGTGGGTGTGTCCGCTGACTACGTTGTTTCGCCCGATCTCACACTGCACGGTGGCCTCAACTACATCATGACTGACATGGAAGACGGTCGTGGTGCAGTAGCACCAACAGCTGATACGGATCTGCTTAACCTCTACCTCGGCTTCTCCTACAAGGTGAACGACGGTGTCTATGTTACCGGTTCCTACAACTGGACCGACAGTGACTCAGATATTATCGGCCGCACTTACGAGCGTAACCGCGCTTCACTGGGGGTTCGCGTCGAGTTCTAA
- a CDS encoding Nif3-like dinuclear metal center hexameric protein encodes MANLSELTHYLDSKLEISEIPDYPGALNGLQIENDGEVCKVVAAVDASLPVFEKAVEMGADLLLVHHGMFWQGAQRLTGALYQKIKLATGSNLAVYSAHIPLDVHPLWGNNIQLASRLGMHEPEPFFDWKGIKLGLRQEMGLSLSELKPLVEAAVHAEVHLCRGGPEQVGMVGIITGGAGSEVAAMADCGIHTFITGEGPHWSYPLAEELGVNVIYAGHYATETFGVRALAEHLGRVFNMDNAFVHHPTGL; translated from the coding sequence ATGGCCAATTTGAGTGAACTCACCCATTACCTCGACAGCAAACTGGAAATCTCAGAAATCCCGGATTACCCCGGAGCCCTCAATGGCCTGCAGATTGAAAACGACGGAGAAGTCTGCAAAGTAGTTGCCGCAGTGGATGCCTCGTTACCAGTGTTTGAGAAGGCTGTGGAAATGGGGGCCGACCTGCTCCTCGTGCATCATGGTATGTTCTGGCAAGGCGCTCAGCGGCTAACGGGCGCGCTTTATCAAAAAATCAAGTTGGCTACCGGGTCGAATCTGGCCGTTTACAGTGCACACATTCCCCTCGATGTCCATCCACTGTGGGGAAACAACATCCAACTGGCATCCAGATTGGGGATGCATGAGCCAGAGCCCTTTTTTGATTGGAAAGGGATCAAGCTGGGTCTCCGGCAGGAGATGGGACTGAGCTTGTCCGAGCTGAAGCCATTGGTCGAAGCCGCAGTGCATGCAGAAGTTCACCTTTGTCGGGGCGGGCCTGAACAGGTCGGGATGGTTGGTATCATTACAGGGGGGGCGGGATCGGAAGTGGCCGCCATGGCGGACTGTGGTATCCATACCTTCATCACCGGGGAGGGGCCCCATTGGAGTTACCCGCTGGCGGAGGAACTTGGTGTAAACGTCATTTATGCAGGGCATTATGCGACGGAAACTTTTGGCGTCAGGGCACTGGCCGAGCACTTGGGGCGGGTGTTCAATATGGATAACGCGTTTGTCCACCACCCCACCGGCTTGTAG